The following are from one region of the Stanieria sp. NIES-3757 genome:
- a CDS encoding D-alanyl-D-alanine carboxypeptidase/D-alanyl-D-alanine-endopeptidase has protein sequence MFWAKSGWLLILFLGIPSLATITWAKEPEKLVEHSPENVCPQDLPFAIEKIINRPQFSHAHWGILIQSVSGQTFYNHNAKKYFIPASNAKILTTAAALQELGADFRIETPIYITGKLPHLNSLKLVGRGDPTITVNTLNRIAKLGRDRGIKSIRNLVVDDSYFKESNLNYTWEWSDLYSYYATGVNSLILNQNTFTLSLRPQQLNQPVKLTWSDWIAYRQWRIENYATTATKDTAYQIKLEGILGQPVLRISGQLAIDSQPDVWDLAVVDPANYFLESFRLVLFNQGIVVARGTVLTERRQPQLETKFATIYSPPLQEILTQINQDSNNLFAEAILKILGKKLNSNSDVDAIQASLTQLGVDPQSYILVDGSGLSRHNLVTPEALVQTLRLMMKTSEADVYRSSLAVAGVNGTLANRFQNTSVQNHFQGKTGTLSGIAALSGYLEVKDYQPLVISIIVNNSNLANSNLRQAIDEIVILLSKLHYC, from the coding sequence TTGTTTTGGGCAAAGTCTGGCTGGTTATTAATTTTATTTTTGGGGATACCAAGTTTAGCTACAATAACTTGGGCAAAAGAACCAGAAAAATTAGTTGAACATTCTCCAGAAAATGTTTGTCCTCAAGATTTACCTTTTGCTATAGAAAAAATTATTAATCGTCCGCAATTTTCCCACGCTCATTGGGGTATTTTAATTCAAAGTGTTTCTGGGCAAACTTTTTATAATCATAATGCTAAAAAGTATTTTATTCCTGCTTCTAATGCTAAAATTTTAACTACCGCAGCAGCTTTACAAGAATTGGGGGCTGATTTTCGCATCGAAACACCAATATATATTACTGGTAAATTACCTCATTTAAATTCTTTAAAGTTAGTAGGAAGAGGAGATCCGACGATAACAGTTAATACTTTAAATAGAATAGCAAAATTGGGGCGCGATCGCGGTATTAAAAGTATTAGAAACTTAGTTGTTGATGATAGTTATTTTAAAGAATCTAATCTTAACTATACTTGGGAATGGTCCGATCTTTATAGTTATTATGCTACTGGAGTAAATAGTTTAATTCTAAATCAAAATACATTTACTTTAAGTTTAAGACCACAGCAATTAAACCAACCAGTAAAATTAACTTGGTCTGATTGGATTGCTTATCGACAATGGCGCATAGAAAATTATGCCACTACAGCAACAAAAGATACTGCTTATCAAATTAAACTTGAAGGAATTTTAGGTCAACCTGTTTTAAGAATTTCGGGGCAACTTGCTATTGATTCTCAGCCAGATGTTTGGGATTTAGCAGTAGTCGATCCTGCTAATTATTTTTTAGAATCTTTTCGCCTGGTATTATTTAATCAAGGCATTGTTGTTGCTCGAGGAACTGTTTTGACTGAACGAAGACAACCTCAACTAGAAACAAAATTTGCAACCATTTATTCTCCTCCACTCCAAGAAATATTAACCCAAATAAATCAAGATAGTAATAATCTTTTTGCTGAAGCAATTTTAAAAATTCTGGGCAAGAAACTTAACAGTAATTCTGATGTAGATGCTATTCAAGCAAGTTTAACTCAATTAGGAGTTGACCCCCAAAGTTATATTTTGGTGGATGGTTCTGGATTATCTCGTCATAATTTAGTTACTCCTGAAGCTTTAGTTCAAACTTTACGTTTAATGATGAAAACATCAGAAGCAGATGTATATCGTTCTTCTTTAGCAGTTGCTGGTGTTAATGGAACTTTAGCAAACCGTTTTCAAAATACTTCTGTGCAAAATCATTTTCAAGGCAAAACTGGTACTCTTTCAGGAATTGCTGCTTTATCTGGTTATCTAGAAGTTAAAGATTATC